Proteins found in one Arthrobacter pascens genomic segment:
- a CDS encoding amino acid ABC transporter ATP-binding protein: MTTPVPGDALVSLNGVNKHYGQLHVLKDINLQVRKGEVVVVIGPSGSGKSTLCRAINRLETIEGGTISIDGKVLPEEGKELARLRADVGMVFQSFNLFAHKTILENVTLGPIKVKGTPKAQADKEAMALLERVGVGHQAPKLPAQLSGGQQQRVAIARALAMKPKVMLFDEPTSALDPEMINEVLDVMIQLAKEGMTMIVVTHEMGFARKAADRVVFMADGQIVEDATPEQFFTNPQSNRAKDFLSKLLTH, from the coding sequence ATGACTACTCCTGTGCCCGGCGATGCGCTCGTCTCCCTGAATGGTGTCAACAAACATTATGGTCAGCTTCACGTGTTGAAGGACATCAACCTGCAAGTCCGCAAGGGCGAAGTGGTTGTTGTTATCGGACCGTCTGGCTCGGGAAAGTCCACACTGTGCCGTGCCATCAACCGCCTCGAAACGATTGAAGGCGGCACTATCAGCATTGACGGAAAGGTTCTTCCGGAGGAAGGGAAGGAACTCGCCCGCCTGCGGGCCGACGTCGGAATGGTGTTCCAGTCGTTCAACCTGTTTGCCCATAAGACAATCCTCGAGAACGTGACCCTCGGCCCCATCAAGGTTAAGGGGACTCCCAAAGCCCAGGCGGACAAGGAGGCCATGGCGCTGCTTGAGCGCGTGGGCGTGGGCCACCAGGCTCCCAAGCTTCCCGCCCAGCTATCCGGCGGACAGCAACAGCGTGTCGCTATTGCGCGCGCCCTGGCCATGAAGCCCAAGGTCATGCTTTTTGACGAGCCCACCTCGGCTCTTGATCCGGAGATGATCAACGAGGTCCTGGATGTCATGATCCAACTGGCGAAGGAGGGCATGACCATGATCGTGGTCACCCACGAGATGGGCTTCGCCCGCAAGGCCGCAGACCGCGTGGTCTTCATGGCTGACGGCCAGATCGTTGAGGACGCCACGCCGGAACAGTTCTTCACGAATCCCCAGAGCAA
- a CDS encoding LOG family protein — MSINADPAKTSQPRRKGPLELRRKQAAVEMSDQHLLDTKGAGQFVHTDPWRVLRIQSEFVEGFGALADLGPAVSVFGSARTKPGSPYYEMGVEVGRKLAAAGVAVITGGGPGSMEAANRGTVEGNGVSVGLGIELPFEQGLNQWVDLGINFRYFFARKTMFVKYAQGFIVLPGGLGTLDELFEAMVLVQTRKVTSFPIVLLGVAFWGPMIEWIRGTLVAEGMVSEKDLDLIQLVDDPAEAVDRVLHGTVGTPSSNGEQRPE; from the coding sequence ATGAGCATCAACGCAGATCCGGCCAAAACTTCCCAGCCGCGCCGTAAGGGGCCCCTCGAACTTCGCCGCAAACAGGCGGCCGTGGAAATGTCCGATCAGCATTTGCTTGACACCAAGGGCGCCGGGCAGTTCGTCCATACCGATCCATGGCGTGTGCTGCGGATCCAGAGCGAGTTCGTTGAAGGGTTTGGGGCGCTCGCCGACCTGGGCCCCGCTGTCAGCGTCTTCGGCTCTGCCCGGACCAAGCCGGGGAGCCCGTACTACGAGATGGGCGTGGAGGTGGGCAGGAAGCTGGCGGCTGCCGGTGTCGCCGTGATCACCGGAGGCGGGCCGGGCTCGATGGAGGCCGCCAACCGCGGCACCGTTGAAGGCAACGGTGTGTCCGTCGGACTGGGAATTGAGCTGCCTTTTGAACAGGGGCTCAACCAGTGGGTGGACCTTGGCATCAACTTCCGCTATTTTTTCGCCCGCAAGACGATGTTCGTGAAGTACGCCCAGGGGTTCATCGTCCTTCCCGGTGGGCTGGGCACGCTGGATGAACTCTTTGAGGCCATGGTGCTAGTGCAGACCCGGAAGGTGACGTCCTTCCCGATTGTGCTCCTCGGCGTGGCGTTCTGGGGGCCGATGATCGAATGGATCAGGGGAACCCTGGTGGCGGAGGGCATGGTTTCGGAAAAGGACCTGGACCTGATCCAGTTGGTTGACGACCCCGCCGAAGCGGTGGACCGGGTACTCCACGGCACGGTCGGAACACCCTCCAGCAATGGGGAGCAGCGGCCGGAATAG
- a CDS encoding DivIVA domain-containing protein, with protein sequence MSFFLVFLAIVLIGAIVWVGAGGPSGIFRRGRTGAGLLDHELLGGGFEQPVANLPPVLLPAEAAPADVDRVRFSLGLRGYRMDQVDQVLDELRDQLAAKDQEVDRLGKLLLEAGKSRTDAAFAAPVTGEERTAEERPAEERPAKGRTAEVGTAVPGAKPEPGGITASPDRDAPEGGI encoded by the coding sequence GTGAGCTTTTTTCTGGTTTTCCTTGCCATCGTGTTGATCGGCGCCATCGTGTGGGTCGGCGCCGGCGGCCCATCCGGCATCTTCCGGCGCGGCCGTACCGGTGCCGGGCTGTTGGATCATGAGCTTCTGGGTGGGGGATTCGAGCAACCGGTGGCGAACCTTCCGCCTGTTCTGCTGCCAGCGGAAGCCGCACCGGCCGACGTCGACCGGGTCCGTTTTTCCCTCGGCCTCCGCGGATACCGCATGGACCAGGTGGACCAGGTACTGGACGAGCTCAGGGACCAGCTCGCCGCCAAAGACCAGGAAGTGGATCGGCTAGGGAAGCTGCTGCTCGAAGCCGGAAAGTCCCGGACCGATGCTGCATTTGCGGCGCCGGTTACCGGGGAGGAGAGAACTGCGGAGGAGAGACCCGCGGAGGAGAGACCCGCGAAGGGGCGAACCGCGGAGGTGGGAACCGCGGTGCCGGGTGCCAAACCGGAGCCGGGCGGAATCACCGCATCGCCTGACCGGGATGCACCGGAGGGCGGGATTTGA
- a CDS encoding DUF3117 domain-containing protein has translation MAAMKPRTGDGPMEVTKEGRSLIMRVPLEGGGRLVVELNAAEAANLKECLVGVTE, from the coding sequence ATGGCGGCTATGAAACCACGCACCGGCGACGGCCCTATGGAAGTCACCAAAGAGGGCCGCAGCCTGATCATGCGTGTGCCGCTCGAAGGCGGCGGACGGCTTGTGGTCGAACTCAATGCAGCGGAAGCGGCCAACCTTAAGGAATGCCTCGTCGGCGTTACCGAATAA